From Vanessa cardui chromosome 11, ilVanCard2.1, whole genome shotgun sequence, the proteins below share one genomic window:
- the LOC124533671 gene encoding alpha-ketoglutarate-dependent dioxygenase alkB homolog 4 encodes MKPRPCGCKGCRTCLVCETYYGADGLKNNKPLDKGKSYVYCPLCDKAWSGWDIDLYKQHPNHEGNSIEYPGVYIKLDFISKAEEDQLIKNIDEVPWDISQSGRRKQNFGPKTNFKKQKIVAGNFDGFPKFSKYLQDRFNDVDLLKGYEVIEQCSLEYDPNKGASIDPHIDDCWIWGERIVTVNILSDSVLTMTPFKGDKKKYNLLCAESYPPVVQTDGSINLEFTDEGPSMLEVCKPLEDNDVIIRIPMIRRSLLIIYGESRYHWEHAVLREDIKTRRVCLAYREFTPPYMNNGSHSVIGHEIRNKAKNFWDHRERYKNCLQDIANLNKLSI; translated from the exons ATGAAACCACGACCCTGCGGATGTAAGGGCTGTAGAACGTGCCTTGTTTGTGAAACGTATTACGGCGCAGATGGTCTTAAAAACAACAAACCCCTGGATAAAGGGAAGAGTTATGTATACTGTCCGCTGTGTGATAAAGCCTGGAGCGGCTGGGATATAGACTTGTACAAACAACATCCGAATCATGAAGGTAATTCGATAGAATATCCGGGCGTTTATATAAAGCTGGACTTTATATCAAAAGCTGAAGAAGATCAGCTTATAAAAAACATCGATGAAGTTCCCTGGGATATTTCACAGAGCGGACGGCGTAAGCAAAACTTCGGGCCAAAGACTAattttaaaaagcaaaaaattGTAGCTGGTAATTTTGATGGGTTTCCTAAATTTTCCAAATATTTACAAGATAGATTTAATGATGTCGACTTACTAAAAGGCTATGAAGTGATTGAGCAATGTTCCTTAGAATATGATCCTAATAAAGGTGCATCCATAGATCCTCATATCGATGACTGTTGGATATGGGGTGAGAGAATTGTCACAGTAAATATCTTATCTGATTCTGTTCTCACTATGACACCATTTAAAGgagataaaaagaaatacaatctGCTTTGTGCGGAAAGCTATCCACCTGTAGTTCAAACTGATGGCAgtattaatttagaatttacTGATGAAGGACCAAGTATGTTAGAGGTTTGTAAGCCACTAGAAGACAATGATGTGATAATAAGAATACCCATGATAAG GAGATCACTTCTAATCATTTACGGAGAATCAAGATATCACTGGGAACATGCTGTTTTAAGAGAAGACATTAAAACGAGGAGAGTGTGCTTAGCTTACCGAGAGTTCACTCCACCATACATGAATAATGGTAGTCATAGCGTTATTGGTCATGAAATCAGAAATAAAGCAAAAAATTTTTGGGATCACCGGGAAAGATATAAAAACTGTTTGCAAGATATagctaatttaaataagttaagtatttaa